The following proteins are co-located in the Desulfatitalea tepidiphila genome:
- a CDS encoding Hsp70 family protein, whose protein sequence is MSDAQYIIGIDLGTTNSVVAYVSADTPTVEEAHIRLFEIPQLVDNGVVETRPVLPSFVLMPPAEGMPCEELALPWDTSPHYAVGEYARRRGEEIPQRLIASSKSWLCNTLVDRKAAILPWEGAPSGPSAGPASRKLSPVEASAAILRHLRQAWNHVMARSDDGADGPMDDRLKMENQLVYLTVPASFDAVARELTVEAAQMAGLPRVTLLEEPQAAFYAWIAGRTRKWRDAVEPGDLVLVCDVGGGTSDFSLIQVAEKEGALDLERVAVGNHLLVGGTNMDLTLAYALARQLAESGTTLDNWQMNGLWHSCRGAKERLLADPDCDRVPITVLGRGSRLIGGTITTELTRATVESLLKDGFFPDCGRDTRPQGTRRSGIQEFGLAFEADPAITHHLAAFVERPAADGRPVSPTAVLFNGGVMKSALFRRQVVSILNAWSPQTGVREIEGADFDLAVARGAACYGLARQGKGVRIRGGLGRSYYIGVAAAMPAVPGLPAPTKALCVAAFGMEEGTTAAIRDREFMLLVGQPVAFDFLGATTRQEDQVGTIVEDWQGNIQPITTLETTLDGDAGQTLPVTLELHVTEVGTLEVWCVSKNDDRRWKLEWNVREQ, encoded by the coding sequence ATGTCTGATGCGCAATACATCATCGGCATCGACCTGGGCACCACCAACAGCGTCGTGGCCTATGTTTCGGCAGATACCCCAACGGTCGAGGAGGCCCATATCCGCCTGTTCGAGATCCCCCAACTGGTGGATAACGGCGTGGTGGAAACGCGCCCGGTGCTGCCGTCGTTCGTGCTCATGCCGCCGGCCGAAGGGATGCCCTGCGAAGAGCTGGCCCTGCCCTGGGATACGTCACCGCACTATGCGGTGGGGGAATACGCCCGGCGGCGCGGAGAAGAAATCCCGCAGCGACTGATCGCCTCGTCCAAATCGTGGCTGTGCAATACCTTGGTCGACCGCAAAGCGGCGATTCTTCCATGGGAAGGCGCCCCTTCAGGTCCATCGGCTGGTCCCGCTTCCCGCAAGCTGTCGCCGGTGGAAGCGTCGGCCGCCATCCTGCGCCACCTGCGCCAAGCCTGGAATCACGTCATGGCCCGAAGCGATGATGGCGCCGACGGCCCCATGGACGACCGGCTCAAGATGGAAAACCAACTGGTTTACCTCACCGTGCCGGCCTCGTTCGACGCCGTGGCCCGCGAGCTGACCGTCGAGGCCGCCCAAATGGCCGGATTGCCGCGCGTCACGCTGCTCGAAGAGCCTCAGGCGGCCTTCTACGCCTGGATCGCCGGCCGCACCAGGAAATGGCGCGACGCGGTCGAACCGGGCGACCTGGTCCTGGTCTGCGATGTGGGCGGCGGCACCAGCGATTTCAGCCTGATCCAGGTGGCCGAAAAAGAGGGCGCCCTAGACCTGGAGCGCGTGGCCGTGGGCAACCATCTGCTGGTGGGCGGCACCAATATGGATTTGACCCTGGCCTATGCCCTGGCCCGTCAACTGGCCGAATCCGGCACGACGCTGGACAACTGGCAGATGAACGGATTGTGGCACAGTTGCCGAGGCGCCAAGGAGCGCCTGCTGGCGGACCCGGATTGCGACCGCGTACCGATCACCGTCCTGGGCCGGGGCAGCCGCCTGATCGGGGGCACCATCACCACCGAACTGACCCGGGCCACCGTGGAAAGCCTCCTGAAAGACGGCTTTTTCCCGGATTGCGGCCGCGACACCCGGCCCCAGGGCACCCGGCGCAGCGGCATCCAGGAGTTCGGCCTGGCTTTCGAAGCCGACCCGGCCATCACCCATCACCTGGCCGCCTTCGTCGAACGTCCCGCGGCCGATGGCCGTCCGGTCAGTCCCACGGCCGTACTCTTCAACGGCGGGGTCATGAAGTCGGCCCTGTTCCGCCGGCAGGTCGTGTCGATCCTCAACGCTTGGTCGCCCCAAACCGGCGTGCGGGAAATCGAAGGCGCCGATTTCGACCTGGCCGTGGCACGCGGGGCGGCCTGCTATGGCCTGGCACGGCAGGGCAAGGGCGTGCGCATTCGCGGCGGCCTGGGCCGCTCGTATTATATCGGCGTGGCCGCCGCCATGCCGGCCGTACCGGGCCTGCCGGCCCCGACCAAGGCCCTCTGCGTGGCCGCCTTCGGCATGGAAGAAGGCACCACGGCCGCCATCCGGGACCGCGAATTCATGCTGCTCGTGGGCCAACCGGTGGCCTTCGATTTCCTGGGTGCCACCACGCGCCAGGAAGACCAGGTCGGCACCATCGTCGAAGACTGGCAGGGGAACATCCAGCCGATCACGACCCTGGAAACCACCCTGGACGGCGATGCCGGCCAGACCCTCCCGGTCACCCTGGAACTGCATGTCACCGAAGTCGGTACCCTGGAGGTGTGGTGCGTATCAAAAAACGATGACCGCCGGTGGAAATTGGAATGGAACGTGAGGGAGCAATAG
- a CDS encoding TAXI family TRAP transporter solute-binding subunit gives MKCTLIAVGLISLVVIGMTQPAVAADERLAIGTASTGGTWYPLGGGVANMINTHIKGYYAAAHPSGASIENIRAISKKQDALALSMPDTAFQAYQGLEAFAKNPVKELRGLMSTYPIDIQFYTLANGKIKSIEDLKGKKVAVGAPGSGTEAMARYVLNVFKMTYDDIDEQFLSATETAEALKDGNIDAGIVTLGTPAPALIDLATQRDILFLDIEPGIAEKINKEFPAYFPTTIPAGTYKGQDKPHHTLSWMGIFVVHQDMSEKLAYDILKAVFDHKADLDKIHAQFKNITLENAVKGMPIPFHPGAEKFFKEKGLIK, from the coding sequence ATGAAATGTACCTTAATCGCGGTGGGTTTGATTTCTCTTGTGGTTATCGGGATGACGCAGCCGGCGGTCGCCGCCGACGAGCGCCTGGCCATAGGCACGGCCTCCACGGGCGGCACCTGGTATCCCCTGGGCGGCGGCGTCGCCAACATGATCAACACCCATATCAAGGGATACTACGCGGCCGCCCATCCTTCGGGGGCATCGATCGAGAATATCCGGGCGATCTCCAAAAAGCAGGATGCCCTGGCGCTCTCCATGCCGGACACAGCGTTTCAGGCTTACCAAGGCCTGGAAGCCTTCGCCAAGAATCCGGTCAAGGAGCTGCGCGGCCTGATGTCCACCTATCCGATTGACATCCAGTTCTACACCCTGGCCAACGGCAAGATCAAAAGCATCGAGGACCTGAAGGGAAAGAAAGTCGCCGTGGGCGCGCCGGGCAGCGGCACCGAGGCCATGGCGCGCTACGTGCTCAATGTGTTCAAAATGACCTATGACGATATCGACGAGCAGTTCCTCTCCGCCACCGAAACGGCTGAAGCGTTGAAGGACGGCAACATCGACGCCGGCATCGTGACCCTCGGCACGCCGGCGCCGGCCTTAATCGATCTGGCCACCCAGCGGGACATTCTCTTCTTGGACATCGAACCTGGCATCGCCGAAAAAATCAACAAGGAGTTTCCGGCCTACTTTCCAACCACCATTCCGGCCGGCACCTATAAAGGCCAGGACAAACCCCACCACACGCTTTCATGGATGGGGATCTTCGTGGTGCACCAGGACATGAGTGAAAAACTGGCCTATGACATCTTGAAGGCGGTCTTCGATCACAAGGCGGATTTGGATAAAATTCACGCCCAGTTCAAGAACATCACCCTGGAAAACGCGGTCAAGGGGA
- a CDS encoding Hsp70 family protein: MEREGAIAVEPANEPAADSIAGRRFIIGIDLGTTNSAVAFADLTAPPRNDPIRLFDVPQLTAAGTFQPLPVLPSFLYIPGSYDIDASAMVHPWKKSDDAFAGAWARDQGALVPGRLVASAKSWLCHAGVDRRGRILPWGAPAEVRKISPVQASAAYLAHIRKAWNHRHGDEEELFLENQNVVLTVPASFDEVARELTLEAATAAGYRQVTLLEEPLAAFYSWLVRHERRWQELVQPGQLILICDVGGGTTDFTLVSLTCEAGGSPRFERIAVGDHLLLGGDNMDLALARGVEAQWHGGRPAGLDTQRWQALCHQCRQAKERILSGQAETHRVTLMGSGSRLIAGTMSAELARGTIEQTILEGFFPVVDSDSLGSDGFGSDSVGSGSIGKVVTRAAISEFGLPYEPEPAITRHLMRFLEHHREEVADILDKRDPFPDMVLFNGGALKPESIQQRIVDALCHWFGRSTAERPGILENRHHDLAVGLGAAYYGLVKSGRGVRVGSGSPRSYYLGVSRKEQDAFGPQQAICLVERGLDEGSTIELGDQRFQVLANQPVRFDLFSSSFRSRDRMGALVGIDDTFMRLPPLQTVIQYGKRGAKTKIPVRVEAEYTEMGTLSLWCRSLISDHRWQLQFQLRESAEAAEVREEIVLEDTVIEKARQTLDAALDSTDQTRLDGVVKQISAVADLPRDQWPLRLLRELADRLLARTDARQRGPTHETRWMNLAGFCLRPGFGDSLDAERIKQAWKIYTQGPVHANQNQVQIEWWIMWRRLAGGLTPGQQRQLSQDAARLLQPKKGKKPRLSPQLQLELWMAVANLERLYVKDKVQWGHLLLSQLNPKQARPQQLWSLARIGARALLYGSTDRVIPPQEAARWIDDLLGRQWPHPKMVGTAMAQLARKTGDRTRDVGAAVADRVLAWMAPHTELTDQQTLLKEVVPIARQEEQALFGESLPVGLILHDQPNGENR; the protein is encoded by the coding sequence ATGGAACGTGAGGGAGCAATAGCAGTGGAACCCGCGAACGAACCGGCGGCCGACAGCATCGCCGGCCGGCGCTTCATCATTGGTATCGACCTGGGCACCACCAACTCGGCCGTGGCCTTTGCCGATCTGACCGCACCGCCGAGAAACGACCCCATCCGCCTCTTCGATGTGCCCCAGCTCACCGCGGCCGGTACTTTTCAACCGCTTCCGGTGCTGCCATCGTTTCTCTATATTCCCGGCAGCTACGATATCGATGCCTCGGCCATGGTCCATCCATGGAAAAAGAGCGATGACGCCTTCGCGGGGGCCTGGGCCCGCGACCAGGGCGCACTGGTGCCGGGCCGCCTGGTGGCCTCGGCCAAGAGCTGGCTGTGCCATGCCGGGGTGGACCGGCGCGGCCGTATTCTGCCCTGGGGTGCGCCGGCCGAGGTGCGTAAGATCTCCCCGGTGCAGGCCAGTGCCGCTTATCTGGCTCATATCCGCAAGGCCTGGAATCATCGTCACGGCGACGAGGAGGAGCTCTTTTTAGAAAATCAGAACGTGGTGCTCACGGTACCGGCCTCGTTCGACGAGGTGGCCCGCGAGCTGACCCTCGAAGCGGCCACAGCGGCCGGCTACCGCCAGGTCACCCTGCTGGAAGAACCCCTGGCCGCATTCTACAGCTGGCTCGTCCGGCACGAGCGCCGCTGGCAAGAGCTGGTGCAGCCCGGACAATTGATTCTGATTTGCGATGTCGGCGGCGGCACCACCGACTTCACCCTCGTCTCGCTCACCTGCGAAGCGGGCGGCAGCCCGCGTTTCGAACGCATCGCGGTGGGCGACCACCTGCTCCTCGGCGGCGATAACATGGACCTGGCGCTGGCGCGCGGCGTGGAAGCCCAATGGCATGGCGGACGGCCGGCCGGGCTGGATACCCAACGCTGGCAGGCCCTGTGCCACCAGTGCCGACAGGCCAAGGAGCGGATTCTTTCGGGCCAGGCCGAGACCCATCGGGTCACCCTGATGGGCAGCGGCAGCCGCCTCATCGCCGGCACCATGAGCGCCGAACTGGCCCGCGGCACCATCGAGCAGACCATTCTGGAAGGCTTTTTCCCGGTGGTCGATTCGGATAGTTTAGGGTCGGATGGTTTTGGGTCGGATAGCGTAGGCTCGGGCAGTATAGGGAAGGTCGTGACACGAGCTGCTATCAGCGAATTCGGCCTTCCCTACGAACCGGAACCCGCCATCACCCGGCACCTGATGCGCTTTCTGGAACACCATCGCGAGGAGGTGGCCGACATCCTGGACAAACGCGATCCATTTCCCGACATGGTGCTCTTCAACGGCGGGGCTCTCAAACCCGAATCCATTCAGCAGCGTATCGTCGACGCCTTGTGTCACTGGTTCGGCCGGTCGACGGCCGAGCGGCCGGGCATCCTCGAAAATCGGCATCACGACCTGGCCGTGGGCCTGGGAGCGGCCTACTACGGACTGGTCAAAAGCGGCCGGGGCGTGCGAGTCGGCAGCGGCAGCCCCCGCAGCTATTACCTGGGCGTAAGCCGGAAAGAGCAGGACGCTTTCGGGCCGCAACAGGCCATCTGCCTGGTGGAACGCGGTTTGGATGAAGGCAGCACCATCGAACTGGGCGACCAAAGGTTTCAGGTTCTGGCGAACCAGCCGGTACGCTTCGACCTGTTCAGCTCGAGTTTCCGCAGCCGGGATCGCATGGGGGCGCTGGTCGGGATCGACGACACCTTCATGCGCCTGCCGCCCTTGCAGACCGTCATCCAGTATGGCAAACGGGGTGCGAAAACAAAAATCCCGGTGCGCGTCGAAGCCGAATATACCGAGATGGGAACCCTCTCGCTGTGGTGCCGTTCGCTGATCAGCGACCATCGCTGGCAACTGCAATTTCAATTGCGGGAAAGCGCAGAGGCGGCGGAGGTTCGCGAGGAGATCGTCCTCGAAGACACCGTGATCGAAAAGGCCCGACAGACCCTGGACGCGGCCCTGGACAGTACGGACCAGACCCGATTGGACGGGGTCGTCAAGCAGATCTCGGCGGTCGCGGACCTGCCCCGCGACCAGTGGCCCCTGAGGCTGCTGCGCGAACTGGCCGACCGCCTGTTGGCCCGCACCGATGCACGCCAGCGCGGGCCGACCCACGAAACGCGCTGGATGAACCTGGCCGGTTTCTGTCTGCGACCCGGCTTCGGGGACAGCCTCGATGCCGAGCGCATCAAACAGGCCTGGAAAATCTACACCCAGGGGCCGGTCCATGCCAACCAGAACCAGGTCCAGATCGAATGGTGGATCATGTGGCGGCGGTTGGCCGGCGGATTGACCCCGGGACAGCAGCGTCAACTGAGCCAGGACGCGGCCCGCCTGCTGCAACCCAAGAAAGGCAAGAAGCCGCGGCTATCCCCCCAGCTGCAACTCGAGCTGTGGATGGCCGTGGCCAACCTCGAGCGGCTTTACGTGAAAGACAAAGTTCAGTGGGGACACCTGCTGCTCTCCCAGCTCAATCCAAAACAGGCCCGCCCCCAGCAACTGTGGTCCCTGGCGCGCATCGGCGCCCGGGCACTGCTCTACGGCTCCACCGATCGGGTCATCCCCCCCCAGGAGGCCGCCCGTTGGATCGACGATCTGCTCGGACGCCAATGGCCGCACCCCAAAATGGTCGGAACGGCAATGGCTCAGCTGGCCCGCAAGACCGGAGACCGCACCCGGGATGTGGGTGCCGCGGTGGCCGACCGGGTATTGGCGTGGATGGCCCCCCACACCGAACTGACCGATCAGCAGACGCTTCTGAAAGAGGTCGTCCCCATCGCCCGCCAGGAGGAGCAGGCCCTCTTCGGCGAGTCCCTGCCCGTGGGCCTGATCCTTCATGATCAACCCAACGGGGAAAACCGATGA
- a CDS encoding DUF2760 domain-containing protein, whose translation MDTAKPSTRPIMVRVLFFSLLSAAAVAGAVFWGLKEMSVRASLLVQAHPELAEAQTLAGWVETLRRGFWSYGVPTLLVFFLIMAVLTWWSLRSPFLRRPVPTAPRRPAPAKAKPQTEAAPSSAETDRRLYLHLIAVLQKEGRLLDFFSEDLAQYNDGQIGAAVRSIHESCKKVLDRHIAPQSVLEVQEGEEIAVQKDFDPNTLKLVGNVTGEPPFKGVVRHRGWRARKVDLPTFSGRQPHDIIAPAEVEVQ comes from the coding sequence ATGGATACCGCCAAACCTTCCACCCGGCCCATCATGGTACGGGTCCTTTTTTTCAGCTTACTCTCCGCCGCGGCCGTGGCCGGAGCTGTTTTTTGGGGCCTTAAGGAGATGTCAGTCCGCGCCAGCCTGCTGGTGCAGGCGCATCCCGAACTGGCCGAAGCCCAGACCCTGGCCGGTTGGGTCGAAACGCTCCGTCGGGGTTTCTGGTCTTACGGCGTGCCGACGCTCCTGGTCTTTTTCCTGATCATGGCCGTGTTGACCTGGTGGTCCCTGCGCAGCCCCTTCCTTCGGCGACCCGTTCCAACGGCACCGCGCCGACCCGCGCCGGCGAAGGCCAAGCCGCAAACGGAAGCAGCGCCATCCAGCGCCGAAACGGACCGGCGGCTTTACCTGCACCTGATCGCCGTGCTGCAAAAGGAGGGACGGCTGCTCGATTTCTTCTCCGAGGACCTGGCCCAATACAACGACGGCCAGATCGGCGCGGCCGTGCGCAGCATTCACGAAAGCTGCAAAAAGGTGCTGGACCGGCACATCGCGCCCCAATCCGTGCTCGAGGTCCAGGAGGGTGAAGAGATCGCGGTGCAAAAGGATTTCGATCCCAACACATTGAAACTGGTCGGCAATGTCACCGGCGAACCACCGTTCAAGGGAGTCGTGCGCCACCGCGGCTGGCGGGCCCGCAAGGTCGATCTGCCGACCTTCTCCGGCCGGCAACCCCATGACATCATCGCCCCGGCCGAAGTCGAAGTGCAGTAA
- a CDS encoding IclR family transcriptional regulator, producing the protein MARETPLQHHSKIQDGAQSIHRAMAIIRIVAEHNYAGVKLSKVARDVQLPSSTTHRMLSVLVEEGMLSYDAMAKRYHLGISLARLGLEARQYELRHAYRDILERIARHTEDTAYLLMQSGYDVLCVDRVVDSTPIQVLTFDVGKRRPLGVGPGSLAILASLPQEEMQRILRHNARRYAGFVGFGPDDMQRMIDTYRRQGYIVNSVTPYTMGVGVALHDKAGKLVGAMSVNAIVSKMDEKRQQEIAHLIRSEISGGRI; encoded by the coding sequence ATGGCCAGGGAAACGCCACTGCAGCACCACTCCAAAATCCAGGATGGCGCCCAGAGCATCCACAGGGCCATGGCCATCATCCGGATCGTGGCCGAGCACAATTATGCCGGTGTCAAATTGTCCAAGGTGGCCAGAGACGTGCAGCTGCCTTCCAGCACGACCCATCGCATGCTATCGGTTCTCGTCGAAGAGGGCATGCTCAGCTACGATGCCATGGCCAAGCGCTACCATCTGGGCATTTCCCTGGCGCGACTTGGATTGGAAGCCCGCCAGTATGAACTCAGGCATGCTTACCGCGACATCCTCGAACGAATCGCCCGCCACACCGAGGACACGGCCTACCTGTTGATGCAATCGGGATATGACGTGCTTTGCGTGGACCGCGTGGTGGATTCCACCCCGATCCAGGTGCTCACCTTCGATGTGGGCAAACGCCGCCCCCTGGGCGTCGGCCCCGGCAGCCTGGCGATCCTGGCCTCCCTGCCCCAGGAGGAGATGCAGCGTATATTGCGGCACAATGCGCGCCGATATGCCGGTTTCGTCGGCTTTGGGCCCGACGATATGCAGCGCATGATCGATACCTACCGCAGGCAAGGGTATATCGTGAACAGCGTGACGCCTTACACCATGGGCGTCGGGGTGGCGCTGCACGATAAGGCCGGCAAACTCGTCGGCGCCATGAGCGTCAATGCCATCGTTTCTAAAATGGACGAAAAACGGCAACAGGAGATCGCGCACCTGATTCGATCCGAAATTTCGGGTGGGCGCATATGA
- a CDS encoding CoA-transferase subunit beta: MSKGYTLNELLIITCAKEIKDYQNVILGVGLPTTAGALAKALFAPHATLMMESGIIDFEPLVPLNHIADAHSCRGFSYATDLFTAFTMTYRGFVDVCFLGVGQIDKFGNLNTTCIGDYYHPTLRLPGSGGAADFIAYAKKTVLTLRGGQFVEKLDYFTSAGYLDGGDSRDRSGLFPIGSGPSMLLTTKGVFRFHPETKEMYLAQIHPGVTVEDIRKDVPWDLKVSPDLTQTDRPTDEEIEFVRRFAPTESVGRNLRTELAIEHALNRAKRRGKA; the protein is encoded by the coding sequence ATGAGTAAAGGATACACACTGAATGAACTGTTGATCATCACCTGCGCCAAGGAGATCAAGGACTACCAGAATGTCATCCTCGGGGTGGGCCTGCCCACCACGGCCGGCGCCCTGGCAAAGGCGCTCTTTGCCCCCCACGCCACCTTGATGATGGAATCGGGGATCATCGATTTCGAACCCCTGGTGCCGCTCAACCACATCGCCGATGCGCACTCGTGCCGCGGATTTTCTTACGCCACCGATCTGTTCACGGCCTTTACCATGACTTATCGCGGGTTTGTCGATGTGTGCTTTCTCGGTGTGGGCCAGATCGACAAGTTCGGAAACCTCAACACCACCTGCATCGGCGATTACTATCATCCGACCCTGCGACTGCCCGGTTCCGGCGGCGCGGCCGATTTCATCGCCTATGCCAAGAAGACTGTGCTGACCCTTCGCGGAGGCCAGTTCGTGGAAAAACTGGACTACTTTACGTCGGCCGGCTACCTGGACGGCGGCGACAGCCGGGACCGGTCGGGACTCTTCCCAATAGGGTCGGGTCCATCCATGCTGCTCACTACCAAGGGGGTCTTCCGATTCCATCCGGAAACCAAGGAGATGTACCTGGCCCAGATTCATCCCGGTGTCACGGTCGAAGATATCCGCAAGGACGTTCCCTGGGATCTGAAAGTATCGCCCGATCTCACCCAGACCGACCGGCCGACGGATGAAGAGATCGAATTCGTGCGGCGGTTCGCCCCCACGGAAAGCGTGGGCCGCAACCTGCGCACCGAGCTGGCCATCGAGCATGCGCTCAACAGAGCCAAAAGGAGAGGCAAAGCATAA
- a CDS encoding class I fructose-bisphosphate aldolase: MDKQRLEEVARAIVQTGKGILAADESSPTIKKRFDSIGVESTEANRRAYRELLFTTEGAEAFISGVILFDETLRQSSEQGTPFPRLLAEKGIIPGIKVDKGAKALAGFAGEKVTEGLDGLRERLAEYRELGAQFAKWRAVITIGDGIPTRFCLEANAHALARYAALCQEAGIVPIVEPEVLMDGGHDIARCRDVTAETLKRVYSALFEHCVYLEGTLLKPNMVISGKACPQQAGPEEVAAATVACFRQVVPAAVPGIVFLSGGQSSQQATENLNAMNAMGPQPWELSFSYGRALQADTLKAWKGQRANAAAAQRAFYHRAKCNGAARKGAYSRAMEEAA, translated from the coding sequence ATGGACAAACAGAGGCTTGAAGAGGTAGCGCGCGCCATCGTTCAAACCGGCAAAGGGATCCTGGCGGCGGATGAAAGCTCGCCGACCATCAAGAAACGGTTCGACAGCATCGGGGTCGAGTCCACCGAAGCGAATCGCCGGGCTTACCGTGAACTGCTCTTTACGACCGAAGGGGCCGAGGCCTTCATCAGCGGGGTGATTCTGTTCGACGAAACCCTTCGCCAATCCTCCGAGCAGGGTACGCCTTTCCCCCGGCTATTGGCCGAAAAGGGGATCATACCGGGCATCAAGGTGGACAAGGGGGCCAAGGCGCTGGCCGGTTTTGCCGGGGAAAAGGTGACGGAGGGACTGGACGGTCTGCGCGAGCGCCTGGCCGAGTATCGCGAGTTGGGTGCCCAATTCGCCAAGTGGCGGGCCGTGATCACCATCGGCGACGGCATTCCCACACGTTTCTGCCTGGAGGCCAATGCCCACGCCCTGGCCCGTTACGCGGCGCTCTGTCAAGAGGCCGGCATCGTGCCGATCGTGGAACCCGAAGTGCTCATGGACGGTGGTCACGACATCGCCCGCTGCCGCGACGTCACCGCAGAGACGCTGAAACGGGTCTATTCGGCGCTGTTCGAGCATTGTGTGTACCTGGAAGGGACACTGCTCAAACCCAACATGGTCATCTCTGGCAAGGCGTGCCCCCAACAGGCCGGCCCCGAAGAGGTGGCTGCGGCCACGGTAGCCTGCTTCCGTCAAGTCGTTCCGGCGGCCGTTCCGGGCATCGTCTTTCTCTCCGGCGGCCAGAGTTCGCAACAGGCCACCGAGAATCTGAATGCCATGAACGCCATGGGACCTCAGCCCTGGGAGTTGAGTTTCTCTTATGGACGCGCCCTGCAGGCCGATACCCTCAAGGCCTGGAAGGGCCAGCGTGCCAACGCAGCCGCCGCCCAGCGCGCCTTCTACCATCGCGCCAAGTGCAACGGTGCGGCGCGCAAAGGCGCCTACAGCCGAGCCATGGAGGAAGCTGCTTAG
- a CDS encoding CoA transferase subunit A yields the protein MNDNSNKVMSASEAVRRFIQDGDELIIGNYTVGTCTELIYEICRQNKKGFTLYSQSGILDVDIMVNAGCVDRLVTTYVMRSGGKAGGGAVERALQAGTIEMEDYTNFNYNARLVAGMHGLTFIQVLEGVMATDLFRKRGFMGEDKYRVIKCPYTGKEILTVPAVNPDVCIVHVQRADKYGNAQYWGALGSVAAAALCSKRIIVSCEEIVEHDVVRQSPHFTIIPAFRVNAVVEVPWGAHPTEVLGHYNRDQFFYGMFTKANTRADSVKAWMDEWVYGCKDREAYIDRYAAKFGMGMLDRLRARAFYSAPANYGAAFTSAWDERGRERSMGLTLEEIEQRLAERGMLYE from the coding sequence ATGAACGATAACAGCAACAAAGTGATGAGCGCCAGCGAAGCGGTCCGCCGCTTCATCCAGGATGGAGATGAGTTGATCATCGGCAACTACACGGTCGGCACCTGCACCGAATTGATCTACGAAATCTGCCGGCAGAACAAAAAGGGTTTCACTCTATATTCCCAATCCGGAATTCTCGACGTGGACATTATGGTCAACGCCGGATGTGTCGACCGCCTGGTCACCACCTACGTGATGCGTTCGGGCGGCAAGGCGGGCGGCGGGGCCGTGGAGCGCGCTCTTCAGGCCGGCACCATCGAGATGGAGGATTACACCAACTTCAACTACAACGCGCGCCTGGTGGCCGGCATGCACGGGCTGACATTCATCCAGGTGCTGGAAGGGGTGATGGCCACCGACCTGTTCCGCAAGCGCGGCTTCATGGGCGAAGACAAATATCGGGTCATCAAATGCCCCTATACGGGCAAGGAGATCCTCACCGTCCCGGCCGTGAACCCGGATGTGTGCATCGTGCACGTTCAGCGGGCCGATAAATACGGCAATGCCCAGTACTGGGGAGCCCTGGGAAGCGTGGCCGCAGCGGCCCTGTGCAGCAAACGCATCATCGTCTCGTGCGAGGAGATCGTCGAGCACGACGTGGTGCGCCAGAGTCCGCATTTTACCATCATCCCCGCGTTTCGCGTCAACGCCGTGGTCGAAGTGCCCTGGGGCGCGCATCCGACGGAAGTGCTGGGCCACTACAACCGCGACCAGTTCTTCTATGGCATGTTCACAAAAGCCAACACCCGGGCCGACTCTGTCAAGGCCTGGATGGACGAATGGGTTTACGGCTGCAAGGACCGTGAAGCCTACATCGACCGCTACGCCGCCAAGTTCGGTATGGGCATGCTCGATCGGCTGCGCGCCAGGGCCTTCTATTCCGCCCCGGCCAACTATGGCGCGGCCTTTACGTCGGCCTGGGATGAGAGAGGCCGGGAGCGCTCCATGGGCCTGACCCTGGAGGAGATCGAACAACGCCTGGCGGAAAGGGGGATGCTCTATGAGTAA